In Mercurialis annua linkage group LG5, ddMerAnnu1.2, whole genome shotgun sequence, a single genomic region encodes these proteins:
- the LOC126682905 gene encoding potassium transporter 10-like → MASPNDEEPSNNKGNMWALQQELDQPMDEEAGKLKNRYDNKISTLVLLQLAFQSLGVVYGDLGTSPLYVFYNTFPDGIEDPEEVVGALSLIIYSLTLIPLLKYVFIVCRANDNGQGGTFALYSLLCRHANIKTIPNQDRSDEKLTTYYHSTFREKSFAAKTKNWLEKNALRKNALLVLVLVGSCMVIGDGILTPAISVLSAVKGIKLEHPKISDDVIVTIAVAILVILFSVQHHGIDKFSWLFAPIVLLWFALIGSIGIFNICKYDRNALKAFSPVYTYWYLRKGRRGGWTSLGGIILSITGTEALFADLSHFSVAAIQIAFTVIVFPSLLLAYTGQAAYLMKNKDNVNDAFYLSIPESMYWPVLIVATFAAVVASQATISATFSLIKQALAVDCFPRVKVVHTSKKLQGQIYIPDINWVLMILCIAVTVAFKNQIQIGNASGAAVVIVMLVTTFLMILIMLLVWRWHWFFVLIFTTLSILVEGTYFIAVLFKINQGGWVPLVIAAAFFIIMYFWHYGTSKRFEFEMHSKVSMAWILGLGPSLGLVRVPGVGLVYTELAHGVPHIFCHFITNLPAIHSVLVFVCVKHLPVYTVPEEERFLVKRIGPKNYHMFRCIARYGYKDLHKKDDEFENKLFEKLFLLVRLDSMMDHCSDSDQYSSDGEEMHIDQSKDDGSSDAVSSGVEWTMGSSTMENEGRNQMDDEDDELAFLKKCRNAGVVHILGNAVVIARKDSRFYKKIAINYGYSILRKFCRGNSMILNVPHESLLNVGQIIYV, encoded by the exons ATGGCTTCGCCGAACGATGAAGAGCCAAGCAATAATAAAGGGAATATGTGGGCTTTGCAACAGGAGCTTGATCAACCTATGGATGAAGAGGCTGGCAAGCTTAAGAATAGGTATGACAACAAG ATTTCGACTTTAGTTCTTCTGCAGCTTGCTTTCCAAAGCCTGGGAGTGGTCTATGGAGATTTAGGGACTTCTCCCTTGTATGTTTTCTATAATACATTTCCTGATGGAATTGAGGATCCGGAGGAAGTCGTTGGAGCTCTATCACTGATTATATATTCTCTCACTCTTATACCACTCTTGAAGTATGTCTTTATTGTGTGTAGAGCCAATGATAATGGTCAAG GAGGAACGTTTGCATTGTATTCTTTACTATGCCGGCATGCAAATATAAAGACTATTCCCAACCAAGATAGAAGCGATGAAAAGCTAACAACTTATTATCATTCCACCTTCCGTGAAAAATCATTTGCTGCAAAGACAAAGAACTGGCTAGAGAAAAATGCACTTAGGAAGAATGCccttcttgttcttgttcttgttGGCTCTTGTATGGTTATCGGAGACGGGATTCTCACTCCGGCAATTTCAG TTTTATCTGCTGTTAAAGGAATCAAGTTGGAGCATCCTAAGATTAGTGACG ATGTAATTGTCACTATTGCAGTTGCAATATTAGTAATTTTGTTCAGTGTGCAACACCACGGTATAGACAAATTCAGCTGGCTCTTTGCCCCAATTGTGCTCCTCTGGTTTGCTCTAATTGGAAGTATTGGCATATTCAATATTTGCAAATATGATAGGAATGCTCTTAAAGCATTTTCACCAGTGTATACCTATTGGTATTTGAGAAAAGGGAGGAGAGGTGGCTGGACTTCCCTTGGAGGTATTATACTTAGTATAACAG GAACAGAAGCACTTTTCGCAGACTTGTCTCATTTTTCAGTCGCAGCCATACAGATCGCTTTTACAGTCATAGTATTTCCAAGCCTTCTTTTAGCTTATACTGGACAAGCTGCCTACCTcatgaaaaataaagataatgtAAATGATGCATTTTATCTGTCTATTCCAG AAAGCATGTATTGGCCAGTACTTATAGTTGCAACCTTTGCTGCTGTTGTTGCTAGCCAGGCCACTATATCTGCAACCTTTTCATTGATCAAGCAAGCTCTTGCTGTTGATTGCTTTCCAAGAGTTAAAGTTGTTCATACATCAAAGAAATTACAAGGCCAAATCTATATCCCGGACATCAATTGGGTTCTTATGATTCTCTGCATTGCTGTCACAGTTGCAttcaaaaatcaaatccaaatagGAAATGCTTCGG GTGCTGCAGTTGTTATCGTCATGTTGGTAACAACATTCCTTATGATTCTAATCATGCTATTGGTATGGAGATGGCATTGGTTTTTTGTGCTAATTTTCACCACCTTGTCTATTCTCGTCGAGGGCACTTATTTTATTGCTGTGCTCTTCAAGATTAATCAAGGAGGTTgggttcctctcgtcattgctgCAGCTTTCTTTATAATCATGTACTTTTGGCATTACGGTACTTCAAAACGATTTGAGTTCGAGATGCATAGTAAGGTTTCAATGGCTTGGATTCTCGGACTCGGCCCTAGTTTAGGGCTCGTAAGGGTACCTGGCGTCGGACTTGTCTATACTGAGTTAGCACATGGGGTACCCCACATCTTTTGTCATTTCATCACCAACCTGCCTGCAATACATTCAGTTCTCGTTTTCGTTTGCGTTAAGCATCTTCCTGTCTATACAGTTCCAGAAGAAGAAAGGTTTCTTGTGAAGCGAATCGGACCAAAGAATTACCATATGTTTCGTTGTATTGCTAGATATGGTTATAAAGACCTTCACAAAAAAGACGACGAGTTCGAAAACAAGCTATTCGAGAAACTTTTCTTATTGGTTAGACTCGATTCAATGATGGATCATTGTTCGGATTCAGATCAATATAGTTCAGATGGTGAAGAGATGCATATTGATCAGTCAAAAGATGATGGTAGTAGTGATGCAGTTTCTTCTGGTGTGGAGTGGACCATGGGATCTAGCACAATGGAGAATGAAGGTAGGAACCAAATggatgatgaagatgatgagtTGGCATTTCTAAAAAAGTGTAGAAATGCTGGAGTAGTGCATATACTAGGAAATGCAGTAGTTATAGCAAGGAAAGATTCAAGATTCTATAAGAAAATAGCAATTAATTATGGATATTCAATCTTGAGGAAGTTCTGTAGGGGAAATAGCATGATTTTAAATGTTCCCCATGAAAGTCTTCTCAATGTTGGACAAattatttatgtataa
- the LOC126682225 gene encoding potassium transporter 11-like — protein sequence MEMTSRVEIDDESETNKGSMWDLDQKLDQPMDEEAGRLKNMYREKKFSLLLLLRLAYQSLGVVYGDLGTSPLYVFYNTFPHGIKDPEDVIGALSLIIYSLTLIPLLKYVFIVCKANDNGQGGTFALYSLLCRHAKVKTIPNQHKTDEELTTYSRSTFHEHSFAAKTKRWLERQRSRKNALLILVLVGTCMVIGDGILTPAISVLSAAGGIKVDHPGMSNDVVIVVAVVILVGLFSMQHYGTDKVGWLFAPIVLLWFLLIGGIGIFNIWKYDSSVLKAFSPVYIYRYLRRGGKDAWTSLGGVMLSITGTEALFADLAHFPVSAVQIAFTVVVFPCLLLAYSGQAAYLTQNTDHVVDAFYRSIPETVYWPVFIVATAAAIVASQATISATFSIIKQALAHGCFPRVKVVHTSKKFLGQIYVPDINWILMILCICVTAGFKNQSQIGNAYGTAVVIVMLVTTLLMSLIMILVWRCHWIIVLLFTGLSLVVECTYFSAVLFKIDQGGWVPLVIAAAFLIIMYVWHYGTVKRYEFEMHSKVSMAWIVGLGPSLGLVRVPGIGLVYTELASGVPHIFSHFITNLPAIHSVVVFVCVKYLPVYTVPEEERFLVKRIGPKNFHMFRCVARYGYKDLHKKDEDFEKKLFDNLFLFVRLESMMEGCSDSDEYSLYGQQTARSRDALLTYDNENTACSAVDSVFSSVDSIVPVKSPVHGNQTTGSSGQTSSSQMEVDELEFLNRCRDAGVVHILGNTVVRARRESRFYKKIAVDYIYAFLRKICRENSVIFNVPHESLLNVGQIFYV from the exons ATGGAGATGACTTCAAGGGTGGAGATTGATGATGAGAGTGAGACCAATAAAGGTAGCATGTGGGATTTGGATCAGAAACTTGATCAGCCTATGGATGAGGAAGCTGGAAGGCTTAAGAATATGTACAGAGAAAAG AAATTCTCGCTGCTTTTGCTGTTGCGGCTTGCGTATCAGAGCCTTGGAGTTGTTTATGGAGACTTGGGGACTTCTCCATTGTATGTCTTCTATAATACATTTCCTCATGGAATTAAAGATCCCGAGGATGTGATTGGAGCTCTTTCTTTGATTATTTACTCTCTTACTTTAATTCCGCTCCTCAAGTATGTTTTCATCGTTTGCAAAGCAAATGACAATGGTCAAG GCGGTACATTTGCTCTTTATTCATTGCTATGCAGGCATGCAAAAGTAAAAACTATTCCAAATCAACATAAGACAGACGAGGAGCTGACAACATATAGTCGTTCTACTTTCCATGAACATTCATTTGCTGCTAAAACCAAGCGATGGTTGGAAAGACAGCGTTCCAGAAAGAATGCACTTCTTATTCTTGTCCTTGTTGGAACTTGTATGGTGATTGGGGATGGAATCCTCACTCCAGCTATATCTG TTCTTTCAGCGGCTGGGGGAATCAAGGTAGACCACCCCGGAATGAGCAATG ATGTTGTGATAGTTGTCGCTGTTGTGATATTAGTAGGCTTGTTTAGCATGCAACACTATGGAACAGATAAAGTTGGTTGGCTCTTTGCTCCCATTGTGCTGCTTTGGTTTCTCTTGATTGGAGGTATTGGAATATTCAACATATGGAAGTATGATAGCAGTGTTCTGAAAGCTTTTTCGCCTGTATATATCTATAGATATTTAAGAAGGGGCGGTAAAGACGCCTGGACTTCTCTTGGAGGTGTTATGCTTAGTATCACAG GTACGGAGGCACTTTTTGCCGATTTAGCCCATTTTCCTGTTTCAGCTGTGCAGATTGCTTTTACAGTAGTTGTATTTCCATGCCTTCTTTTGGCATATTCTGGACAAGCCGCTTATCTTACGCAGAACACAGATCACGTGGTTGATGCATTTTATCGGTCTATTCCAG AGACCGTATATTGGCCGGTGTTTATTGTTGCGACTGCTGCTGCTATAGTAGCAAGTCAGGCTACAATCTCTGCAACTTTTTCAATAATAAAGCAGGCTCTTGCACATGGCTGTTTCCCTAGAGTGAAAGTTGTACATACGTCAAAGAAGTTTCTCGGTCAGATATACGTTCCTGATATAAATTGGATCCTTATGATTCTTTGCATTTGTGTGACTGCTGGATTTAAGAACCAAAGCCAAATCGGAAATGCTTACG GGACGGCTGTTGTGATCGTCATGCTTGTAACTACATTGCTTATGTCTCTAATCATGATACTGGTGTGGCGGTGCCATTGGATCATTGTCCTGCTTTTCACAGGCTTATCCCTTGTCGTGGAATGCACTTACTTTTCTGCTGTACTCTTCAAGATTGATCAAGGTGGGTGGGTTCCTCTTGTAATTGCGGCTGCCTTTCTTATTATCATGTATGTTTGGCATTACGGTACAGTGAAACGATACGAGTTTGAGATGCATAGTAAGGTTTCTATGGCGTGGATTGTTGGTCTTGGACCCAGCTTAGGATTGGTAAGAGTTCCTGGAATCGGACTTGTGTATACCGAGTTGGCGAGCGGGGTTCCCCACATCTTCTCTCATTTCATCACGAATCTACCGGCTATTCATTCGGTTGTCGTTTTCGTCTGTGTGAAGTATCTTCCCGTGTATACAGTACCTGAAGAAGAGAGATTCCTGGTCAAGCGAATCGGACCGAAGAATTTCCACATGTTTCGCTGTGTGGCAAGGTATGGCTATAAAGACCTACACAAGAAGGATGAGGATTTTGAGAAAAAGCTCTTTGATAATCTCTTCTTGTTTGTCCGACTCGAGTCAATGATGGAAGGGTGTTCGGACTCCGACGAGTATAGTCTATACGGTCAGCAAACTGCCCGATCAAGAGACGCTTTACTGACTTATGATAATGAAAATACAGCATGTTCTGCAGTGGATTCCGTGTTTTCATCGGTGGACTCAATCGTGCCAGTTAAGTCACCGGTGCATGGAAATCAGACAACGGGTTCATCAGGGCAGACGAGCAGCAGCCAGATGGAGGTGGATGAGTTAGAATTCTTAAATAGGTGTAGGGATGCAGGGGTGGTGCATATACTAGGGAATACAGTGGTGAGAGCAAGAAGGGAGTCAAGGTTCTACAAGAAGATAGCGGTTGATTATATTTATGCATTTCTTAGGAAGATATGTAGGGAAAACAGTGTCATTTTTAATGTTCCCCATGAGTCTCTCTTGAATGTTGGCCAGATTTTCTATGTATAA
- the LOC126683404 gene encoding uncharacterized protein LOC126683404 produces the protein MKIEESEDPFLSFVDYATSVLSPTQQDEGDSGPGWSWIASRLLKTCTSYSSGVTPAILLSDLFQAWNEQCRTGSSSKRRPDIVNQMKKNHKRTKLPNTVTIDSIYEKNFLSLNSVLEAVVVDAFVLPGTNIYMLSLGDFWSSNTIELYLHRRYYDLMDPRSGILKKGREVLLTGCYLRTAREGSGCTRLLPTEYLVLLLDDDQDDDAMLIAAQFCSDTFSSISLNGPSNGESYSLHARIESIESMEVKGVFDNVQRKEITLVDNDEVRLKFLLWGEQAVLANLFSIGSMLALDRPYIASSKESGVETTSEICLEYGSATQLFLVPFTQHEEQVQVALTQNRYQGSKLMSSDPSQGPKVSQVSLPCNSQGSVDFTNYPFRSFVIDLHDKMSSISLYGVVTDIFCERKTKEAIFFLMIEDSTGKIRVKLHFSKSWSLGRLGLGHTIYVSGLSCYKTKQKILEVSWVENEVGALFVNLSCLPALLNSPCLQQLSCLSDLSCDASCTYICRVRLDQVDQCHVSTRYAHSVCGRAAIQKPDGFTECSFCKSNCNDEVVRTFHLKITLADKSAKMFAWCTGQTASELLQISADDFYELHEDEQFMYPSSLENESFIVALVNSKREGYGLHGLTLETDTVSWEITRALRND, from the exons ATGAAAATAGAGGAATCAGAAGATCCATTTCTTTCATTCGTCGATTACGCTACCTCCGTGTTATCTCCCACTCAACAAGATGAAGGAGACAGCGGCCCCGGGTGGAGCTGGATAGCGTCTCGACTACTCAAAACTTGCACCTCATATTCGAGCGGAGTCACCCCTGCTATTCTCCTCTCCGATCTTTTTCAg GCGTGGAATGAACAATGCAGAACGGGATCCTCATCTAAGAGAAGGCCGGATATTGTAAATCAAATGAAGAAGAATCACAAGAGGACTAAATTGCCTAATACCGTCACAATTGATTCTATTTACGAAAAGAATTTCCTTTCGTTAAATAGTGTTTTGGAAGCTGTTGTCGTTGATGCTTTTGTTCTTCCTG GTACCAATATTTATATGCTTTCTTTGGGTGATTTTTGGAGCTCCAATACCATTGAACTTTATCTTCACCGACG ATACTATGACTTGATGGATCCTCGTAGTGGAATCTTGAAGAAGGGGAGGGAAGTTTTGCTTACAGGATGCTATCTGCGGACTGCCAGAGAAGGATCTGGGTGCACCCGACTTCTGCCTACAGAATATCTTGTGCTATTGTTAGATGAT GACCAGGATGATGATGCCATGCTGATAGCAGCTCAATTTTGTTCAGATACCTTCTCTTCCATTTCTCTTAATGGGCCGAGTAATGGAGAGTCTTATTCATTACATGCAAG GATTGAATCTATTGAGTCAATGGAAGTCAAAGGAGTATTTGATAATGTGCAGAGAAAAGAAATCACTCTTGTTGACAATGATGAAGTCCGCCTGAAATTTCTCTTATGGGGTGAGCAGGCTGTCCTAGCTAATCTTTTCAG TATTGGAAGTATGCTTGCACTTGATAGACCATATATTGCCAGTTCCAAAGAGAGTGGTGTTGAAACAACAAGTGAAATTTGTCTTGAATATGGTAGTGCAACACAACTATTTTTGGTGCCTTTCACTCAACATGAAGAGCAA GTGCAAGTGGCCTTGACACAAAATCGATATCAAGGATCAAAACTGATGAGTTCGGATCCTAGTCAAGGGCCTAAAGTTTCACAAGTGTCATTACCCTGCAATTCTCAGGGATCCGTTGACTTCACCAATTATCCTTTTCGA TCATTTGTTATTGATCTTCATGATAAGATGTCTAGCATCAGCCTCTACGGTGTTGTGACAGACATTTTCTGTGAAAGAAAAACCAAAGAagctattttctttttaatgattgaggATTCAACAGGAAAAATTCGGGTAAAGCTGCACTTCTCTAAATCTTG GTCTCTGGGGAGATTGGGCCTTGGTCACACTATCTATGTATCTGGTTTAtcatgctacaaaacaaaacaaaaaat TCTTGAGGTTTCATGGGTTGAAAATGAAGTTGGAGCTTTGTTTGTGAACCTTAGTTGCCTGCCAGCTTTGCTAAATTCACCTTGTCTTCAACAATTATCTTGCCTTTCGGATCTATCCTGTGATGCTAGTTGTACATAT ATTTGTCGTGTTCGGCTTGATCAAGTTGATCAGTGCCATGTCAGTACAAGATATGCACATTCTGTTTGTGGGCGTGCTGCAATCCAGAAACCTGATGGGTTTACGGAGTGCAGTTTCTGTAAAAGCAATTGTAATGATGAAGTTGTACGTACTTTCCACTTGAAAATCACTCTCGCAGATAAGAGTGCAAAGATGTTTGCATGGTGCACAGGCCAAACTGCATCAGAGTTGCTGCAAATATCGGCGGATGACTTCTACGAGCTTCATGAG GACGAACAGTTTATGTATCCTTCTTCACTGGAGAATGAGAGCTTCATTGTTGCATTAGTAAATAGCAAGAGAGAAGGTTATGGTCTCCACGGTCTAACCCTGGAGACCGATACCGTTTCCTGGGAAATAACTCGTGCGCTAAGGAATGACTAA